The Oncorhynchus kisutch isolate 150728-3 unplaced genomic scaffold, Okis_V2 Okis05a-Okis16b_hom, whole genome shotgun sequence genome contains the following window.
tctaaaagttcatcagagaactcacacaggagagaagccttattactgctctgaatgtggaaaatgttttaaaacatcaaatgagctaaaagttcatcagacaacacacacaggagagaagcctttcttctgCCCTGACTGTGGAACTAGTTTCTCTCAAGTTTCCCACTTAAaatcacatgaacgtatacatacaggggagaagccatactcctgctctgactgtggaaaatgttttaaaacattataTGAGCTAaaggttcatcagagaacacacacaggagagaagccttactcctgctctgactgtggaaaatgcttcacaacatcaactcatctaaaagttcatcagagaacacacacaggagagaagccttattactgctctgactgtggaaaatgttttaaaacatcaaatgagctaaaagttcatcaggcaacacacacaggagagaagccttattattgctctgactgtggaaaacgtTTTAAAACAACAACtcagctaaaagttcatcagaggactcacacaggagagaagcctttcttctgctctgactgtggggcgagtttctctcaTCTGAGCaccttaaaaacacaccaacttatacatacaggagagaagccttacatctgctctgaatgtggaaaatgcttcaaaacatcaactgagctaaaagttcatcagagaacacacacaggagagaagccgtatttctgctctgactgtggaactagtttctctaaattttcccacttaaaaacacatgaacgtatacatacaggagagaagcctttcttctgctctgactgtggagcGAGTTTCTCTCATCTGGGCaccttaaaaacacaccaacgtatacacacaggagtgaagccttattcctgctctgactgtggaaaaaaatttaaaacatcaaatgagctaaaagttcaccagacaacacacacaggagagaagcctttcttctgCCCTGACTGTGGAACTAGTTTCTCTCAACTTTCCCACTTAAAATCACATGAACGTgtacatacaggggagaagccatactcctgctctgactgtggaaaatgtttcaaaacattatatgagctaaaagttcaccagagaacacacacaggagagaagccttacgtctgctctgactgtggaaaatgcttcacaacatcaactcatctaaaagttcatcagagaacacacacaggagagaagccatactcctgctctgactgtggaaaacgttttaaaacatcgaatgagctaaaagttcaccagacaacacacacaggagagaagccatactcctgctctgactgtggaaaaggTTTTAAAACATCAACtcagctaaaagttcatcagaagactcacacaggagagaagcctttcttctgctctgactgtggggttAGTTTCTCTCATCTGGGCaccttaaaaacacaccaacttACACACACTGGTGAGAAGCCTtacgtctgctctgactgtggaaaatgcttcaaaacatcaactgagctaaaagttcatcagaagactcacacaggagagaagccgtatTACTGCTCTGAGTGTGGAACTAGTTTCTCTAAattttcccacttaaaaacacaccaacttATACACACTGGTGAGAAGCCTtacgtctgctctgactgtggaaaatgcttcataACATCAACTcatctaaaagttcatcagagaacacacacaggagagaagccttattactgctctgactgtgggaaatgttttaaaacatcaaatgagctaaaagttcaccagagaacacacacaggagagaagcctttcttctgCCCTGACTGTGTTAAAGGTTTTAAAACATCAACTCAGCTCAAAGTTCATCAgaggactcacacaggagagaagcctttcttctgctctgactgtggggcgagtttctctcaTCTGGGCaccttaaaaacacaccaacttATACACACTGGTGAGACTTATACCCACTGCCTtacgtctgctctgactgtggcaaatgtttcaaaacatcaactgagctaaaagttcatcagaagactcacacaggagagaagccgtatTACTGCTCTGAGTGTGGAACTAGCTTCTCTAAattttcccacttaaaaacacgtatacaatggggcaaaaaggtatttagtcagccaccaattgtgcaagttctcccacttaaaaagatgagagaggcctgtaattttcatcataggtacacttcaactatgacagacaaaatgagaaaaaaaatccagaaaatcacattgtaggatttttaatgaatttatttgcaaattatggtggaaaataagtatttctaTGTCTATTATGCACGTTCcctaaacttgagacatctgtgacattgtgtatccttttattgtcccccagcacaaggtgcacctgtgtaatgatattGCTGTTTTATCATTACTTCTCATTACTATCATTACTTCTCTTTAGTATTCAGTTTttcatattagatctgacagtatgaatggttcttatggttgtattcagttcttcatattagatctgacagtatgaatggttcttatggttgtattcagttcttcatattagatctgacagtatgaatggttcttatggttgtattcagttcttcatattagatctgacagtatgaatggttcttatggttgtattcagttcttcatattagatctgacagtatgaatggttcttatggttgtattcagttcttcatattagatctgacagtatgaatggttcttatggttgtattcagttcttcatattagatctgacagtatgaatggttcttatggttgtattcagttcttcatattagatctgacagtatgaatggttcttatggttgtattcagttcttcatattagatctgacagtatgaattgttcttatggttgtattcagttcttcatattagatctgacagtatgaatggttcttatggttgtattcagttcttcatattagatctgacTGTGTGAATGGTTCTTATGGGCTGTGTGCTGGGAGTGTTTTTGTATGACTACAGTCAGGAGTTCTCTCTGACCCTGTGATGTCACCAGCACATTAagtacattcatcttaagatagccaggtgagacaaccacatgtcACAGTAAACACATTTCTCCTCAATTAGTCAGtttcacattattattattattatttgtatttggggggggggggggggggggggtactctttAAAGACGAAGGGTTTCAGACCTTTTGGGGCAGATGGGCAGAGACTCTGCTTCACTGGCATCAGAGGGAAGCTGGTGCCACCATTGGGGTGCTTGGGAACTTGGGAAGGTTAACCACCCAGATGGACTGCAGTGTTCTAGATAAGTTcagtggcgacccatcattcagggcaggtgagccacctgttttgagccccacagtTATAGCGATAAAGTGTGAAAAGAATGATCTGTTTGcaaccaatgtaaaaaaaaacacttatAATTGAGTTATTAATAAATCCACAAACAAAAATGGTctcttttgttttcttgagtaaggcagctccaaaatgcaggtctttcagcctagctcattgccttctttggaggtggggcaagccagcagaaaatacggagcgttgtgacgtgattggctcagtgttctgtcattcaTGGGGACAATACGTCACtaccaagtctaagggtagaaatggaaaattcaagccccttgggtgctgccgtAGAGCTACATTAGAATTGCCCATCcatgaaggctcaaggtcattgtaCACAGATAAAATAACGTCAAATCATGTGATATCTACAgtcgctttgattggactgatcatgtcaacatcatactttcaaaatctgagctagcagtcatcatcatgaatcaagttgacaatctactggcaaatcctttttaatctttgtcatatgaagagaaataatgagaaATTAttgataaaacgtatcggtgctcatcggccattggatataaagattacacaacaagtttgaaatttcaaattcaacaatgagtggtttgtcaaggaatcagtggctaactgcaagcattgcaaagcaatcattagcctacAATTCATTGGAGTGGCTCTGTGGTCtcaagtctaagattaaggggttattttcctagtttaaaatggtaaacattcaacattggccatgctgtcaatgaagcttGATTTGTGCCGTGCTCAAAACAACATAACTCAGTACTTCAAAATCTTACTTGAGTGAGTTCaatacaactgggaactcagagaGAAACAagctacgactgggaaaatatgttttgaacttTCAATCAACTCGAAATTGTAAATTgggaacttgggcctctttctacAGCTACAACCTGAAGACTGACGTCAACAGTTTTTttttcctgagttcccagttgtcttgaaagcaccataaatccagagaatgccagactttgatgacaaagtttgaggACAAAATATGCCCACGAAGGactgccgcgccaccttcctgttcaagtgaacacagcacaacaaggtgagtccaaaaatgtcatgTATGCTGGTGCATAAATTatataatatgccagggagatgtgtatactgtagctaagaaagtaatactaagtctatgttgtgtagtaagatgtcagtagcccatgtgcctcaccctaataatttggtctattttcacctcttaattttgccCACTGCTCTGACTTGGTGGTTCACATGTAGCCAATAAACTGTTTTAGagtcatcattgaatattgtaagggTTTTCagtgtctgcttatatgcccctttatttatcctacggttctgacttggcgtacaaggagaacactgtaagaatggcccatgttctgaattttgTCGCTTTGCATTTCAAAAGGGCTgcacaaatagttatattgaatATGTCCTTCATAGCTCGCTCATtgatgtcttaatcgaaattacggattgcctcttatccgcttttcgtccccttatgccatagtttgaacatctcaattgtcagtaaaaaccacatttgtttaagcaagtcagccatgttattttaaaaggcagtaaatgaggcctAATGAACTGTTTTGATgacagacaaggctccgctgatagccaggtgtagcagtggtaagttgTTGGGACTATGCTGTTGggtcctaacagtttgtgggcaccgttattgtgcaattaatgtattgtttagtggcttttctggcatgcatcccactttaattatttatttatttaactaggtaagtcagttaagaacaaattcttatttacaattaaggccttccccagccaaacccggaatatgctgggccaattgtgctcttcCCTTTGGGACTCttaatcatggccggatgtgattgagcctggattcgaaccagggactgtagtgatacctcttgcactgagatgcattgcctaagaccgctgcgccactcgggagcccttaaAATGTTTGTGCCCAACGTGGGGCAGGAGTTGGATGGCACAAGCTGGGAGTCCAGCCAACAGAGATTTGAGAAATGTTTTTCTactcttctccagatctgtgcctcaccaCAAACCTGTCTCGAAGCTCGACAGAACCTTTCTTAGACCTCATtgtttggtttttgctttgacttGCATTGTCAACTATtttgacaggtgtgtgcttttccaatcatgtccaatcatttgaatttaccacaggaggactccaatgtagaaacatctcaaggatgatcaatggaaacaggatgcacttgagctgaattttgagtctcagagcaaatggtctgaatatttatgcaaaTGAGGATtcatttttataaatttgctaaaatgtataaaaaaagttttttcgctatgtcattatggggtattgtgtgtatattgatgagcggtatcattttttttgttgtataaggctgtaacgtaacaatatatggaaaaagtcaaggggtcctgTATAATGCCCTGTATATGCTTTAAACTACAATTTAAGGATCTGAAGTGGTAAACACAATGGCATAATGGAAAATGCATGTCCAATGGTTATCTCTGTATTAGTATTATCCACATTAATTCACCTAGGTAGATTAGTGGTTATCTCTATTAGTATTATCTCTGTATAAGTATTACCCACATTAAAACACCTAGGTAGATTAGTGGTTATCTCTATTAGTATTATCTCTGTATTAGTATTACCCACATTAAAACACCTATGTAGAGCAGTGGTTGTCTCGGTATGAGTATTATCTCTGTATTACCCACATTAAAACACCTAGATAGAGCAGTGGTTATCTCGGTATGAGTATTATCTCTGTATTACCCACATTAAAACACCTAGGTAGAGTCGTGGTTCTCTCTGAATTAGTATCATCTCTGTATTACCCACATTGAAACCCCTAggtagagcagagaggacagagcaTGTGGCTTTGCAACACACAGGTGTTTCATCTCCACACTGGGATGATTTTAACAGTGCAACGCCTCTCAGGCCTCATGTCTCTCAGGTAGGAGGGTACcagaaataaatgaataaaaaccaCAAAACGAATGAAGGAGTACACAGGGCCACAACACTTCAGGAGCACACAGTCACCAACAATATGTCCCTGTTGTCAATACTTTCAACTGGCTCAGATCGCTGTTACAGTACAGCACCACCAAATTCCATTTATTAAGTAACCGTCTGTCTTATGGAACCATAATGTTTACACCAATTGATGCTCCCCATTGGTCCTTAACCGTTTCTTTTGCGTTGGGGACAACAGTTGTTGAGAACTGTAGCATTGTAgctatgcctaaccttaacctttttcCTAACCTTAATCTCAGTCTCCTAACCACCGTTAATTATCATAACCTGCCACGTTACTTATCCAAACCTGCATGGTAAACAAATCCCTAACCCtcacccttttcctaaccttaacctcagtctcctaacctgccactTTAATGATCCTAACCTTTTATGTATGCTttgtgcctagttaaataaataaataaataaacaaaacatttaacAAATAGTCTCCATCAGTTTCATAACACCGAAACTGACCAATGGCATGTATCCATTTTTATTATATCAGGGAACATCCACATCAAGAAACTGTACAGTAGTTATCCTACTGGGAGGCGCGGGAAATAGTTTAAAGAGCGATTGGTGCTGAGGAAGCTATGGCAGTGGATGGCCAGCAGCCTGTTGAGATTCATAATGTCGTTTACCAGTTGAAGGATACCGATAGTAAATATTAATTGTATGTGCGGCTGAAAGGTTTATGGGAGTTCAGGAATTAATATTGAAAGCATTgcaggcagtggtggaaaaagtacccaattgtcatacttgagttaaagtatAGATACTTGAGTCAAGGAAAAGGTGAAagccacccagtaaaataccacttgagtaaaagtctaaaagtatttagtttaacatatacataagtatcaaatgtaaatgcaattgctaaaatatacttaagtatcaaaggtaaaagtataaatcatttcaaattcattACATTAGGCAAAATAGACAGCACGATTTTCTTGTAGTTTAAATGTACGGATAgtcagggacacactccaacacagacacagcGCGCGTTcctaaattcgctctggctaaaTACTCTATCAATTATAGAGCACTCTGGTCTGAGTGCCAGAGGACAGAATAATTTATGAAAAACGAACGCCCAACACCCCTTGAATacgaccggtgtcagtaaacacaACATACTTaactactttacaccactgattgcAGGGAATACTGACTTTAGATGTTCCTCCCTACGAGGCCCATGAGACTGTGTAGGGATGTGATTTGAATCGGGCTGTGACTGAAGGAGTGGGatgtttttatttatctatttttgtatttttgtattttgttttgatGTCGTTGTTTCCACAATGGACATGTATTTCTTTCTACAGTTTACTAACCGTACAGTAGGTGGAGGCAGACACGTTATATTGTGTAAACGTCAATATACCAGAGAAGAATATGACGCTGTTGCACTGTCATAGTGGGGAACAGGAAGTTCCGGGTAGAAAACGACAGAAATGTGTTATGTCGATAGTGGTTGTGTCCGTTTCAAATGTATTATTACAGGTATGTAATAGCACGTTTTAAACTTTCTAATGTCGAAAGAATGTATATTATGTTAGGTAACAAATCCGTCAATGTATTATCACGTTTGGTAAAGGTTTTACTTGTATGTGTTATTTTGGGGTCAAATCGAGTGAGTGAAGAACGTGATTAAAAACGATTTTTCAAGTCACATAGCTAGACTTTGGGTTTATCTGAGTGTATGTACATAATTTCGTCAACGTCATTTCATAAAGATTCCATTTATTTAAGTTCGTTTTTACATGTTCTTGGTTTTGTGTAAAATGATGCTTATGAGCTGGTAAATAGCCTCCGAAGCATCCTGATCTCGCGAGTTTACATGCACTGTTTCGTTAATGTAAGCTCGCGAGATCTGGATGGTTCGGACGAGGCTCGTCAAATGGCGGCTTCAACGGTTTTGGTCGTCTTCCTAGGAGTTTGCTCGTGGTGAAATGGTGACATCAGGCTGCGTGATGAAGTGTCAAAATAGAGAGAAGCTAGCGGAAGTTATCCTTCACCATTTGGAGAGAGATGCCAACTGCATGGAATGGCGTCGATTAATGCGGATGAATCggagcacgtgtcaaactcattccatggaggaccaagtgtctgcgggttttcgctccacccttgtacttgattaaTGAATTAACATCACTAATTAGTgaggaactcccctcatctgaTTGTCTATGTTTTAATTGAAAGGAAACAAATAAAACCCGCTGAGACTCGGCCCTTAATGGAATGAGTTAGACACCCCTGAAACAATGGAAATGGAGAGTTTGAGAAGCAACAGCTGTGCTGGAATGCGATCAATGTGCGGGACAGGTCTGATGACATGGAGTGGGAGGATGAGGGCCTAGTATGTGAATGGTCTGTAGTGGAAAGATAGGAAGAACAGAGATAATGATACTGGAAGCAGTGGCGCATGTAGTTCAGAAACTCTAAAGAGGCCTATGGTAGGGAACTAGAGTAATAATGTGTCACAGTG
Protein-coding sequences here:
- the LOC109877630 gene encoding oocyte zinc finger protein XlCOF6-like, producing MASVKLEDCSQTLELNVNIKDEEEEEEKIRTTVSHGDHVETFSTSREQQQEDQRAKRSHHCPHCEQIFPFLSKLKIHLKIHTGEKPFSCSDCGKCFKTSTVLKLHQRTHTGEKPFFCPDCGTRFSQLSHLKSHERLHTGEKPYSCSDCGKRFKTLYDLKVHQRTHTGEKPYVCSDCGKCFTTSTHLKVHQRTHTGEKPYYCSECGKCFKTSNELKVHQTTHTGEKPFFCPDCGTSFSQVSHLKSHERIHTGEKPYSCSDCGKCFKTLYELKVHQRTHTGEKPYSCSDCGKCFTTSTHLKVHQRTHTGEKPYYCSDCGKCFKTSNELKVHQATHTGEKPYYCSDCGKRFKTTTQLKVHQRTHTGEKPFFCSDCGASFSHLSTLKTHQLIHTGEKPYICSECGKCFKTSTELKVHQRTHTGEKPYFCSDCGTSFSKFSHLKTHERIHTGEKPFFCSDCGASFSHLGTLKTHQRIHTGVKPYSCSDCGKKFKTSNELKVHQTTHTGEKPFFCPDCGTSFSQLSHLKSHERVHTGEKPYSCSDCGKCFKTLYELKVHQRTHTGEKPYVCSDCGKCFTTSTHLKVHQRTHTGEKPYSCSDCGKRFKTSNELKVHQTTHTGEKPYSCSDCGKGFKTSTQLKVHQKTHTGEKPFFCSDCGVSFSHLGTLKTHQLTHTGEKPYVCSDCGKCFKTSTELKVHQKTHTGEKPYYCSECGTSFSKFSHLKTHQLIHTGEKPYVCSDCGKCFITSTHLKVHQRTHTGEKPYYCSDCGKCFKTSNELKVHQRTHTGEKPFFCPDCVKGFKTSTQLKVHQRTHTGEKPFFCSDCGASFSHLGTLKTHQLIHTGETYTHCLTSALTVANVSKHQLS